In one Candidatus Ozemobacteraceae bacterium genomic region, the following are encoded:
- a CDS encoding radical SAM protein, whose amino-acid sequence MLKDREDILRWYESHRAEMTNDGVWFLGGEPGTQSPAAWAGAKLRVLIVRLSGYHDVATGITHSYLYQMARDVDGVFADLAFLPPHRDEALMRQDGVPLLTGTTSKRPAAEFDLIAISNSIVQELLNLPALLYHSGIPLTRQGRTGEKSPLIVLGGSNSSATAILHGPAGALQPGEGLVDGVVVGDGDDAFGQLLRILVAHRTASRVERLARVRENVAGYYDPSLYNHKYTESGRLAAIVPEAGAPFPVKANRADLSRLRRAHAKSPIWYDEDSAGASHVVVTAGCPYVCSFCKESWEQKPYRERPVDDVARDALELKAALGLHEIALYTFNANTYTGLMPLLDRLDPLFERVAIKSQRFDAIAKAPALLERQLAAGKRSYTCALEGISDRLRTLLQKGLSETRLMAGFDELFRRNVRQMKVFVIVTGFEEQADLDEFASFLSKIRKKLDGMKGRPVLTFSFATLFRPPHTPLQYAFPRPAPDELERIEQSLAALVRKTGFETRTSAGASDAVVSEYLAYGDRRCTPILVSASIVRNQRYRGEIDRETAAFWTQAVKRANLADVLFPRGEPGEVLPWDDIDVGVTKAFLLSNWNMLREGRELPSCIRPPWGSSQCSGCGACRSEVERARTLEAGPGEMSKSPAHPVASAKFVRFRVESQVPRRWAAVGNGFLGAAISRLLLLKLPGWLEPFVRVESVMERHKAFGVCFADVLLRGSPAVPANMAWPLVDDAPDGVESALRILSVKPAGKPIADDSRPFFLRFHLGPQTDRASISKRIDGMLAKYRYKHQKLWRGEFLHWEIQAGQAKKCGISKIRWPRDGAELLVDILHWPEPHLISQLGGADHVVEVLLISP is encoded by the coding sequence ATGTTGAAAGATCGTGAAGATATCCTTCGATGGTATGAATCCCACCGGGCCGAGATGACGAACGACGGCGTCTGGTTTCTGGGCGGTGAGCCTGGGACCCAGTCTCCGGCCGCGTGGGCCGGAGCGAAGCTGCGCGTCCTGATCGTCCGGTTGTCGGGGTATCACGACGTTGCGACGGGCATCACCCATTCCTACCTGTACCAGATGGCGCGTGACGTCGACGGCGTCTTTGCCGACCTCGCCTTTCTGCCCCCGCACAGAGACGAAGCGTTGATGCGGCAAGATGGCGTCCCCCTGCTGACGGGGACGACCTCGAAACGCCCGGCCGCCGAGTTCGACCTGATTGCGATCAGCAACTCGATCGTCCAGGAACTGCTGAACCTGCCCGCCCTTCTATACCATTCGGGAATACCGCTGACCCGCCAGGGGCGCACCGGGGAAAAATCACCGCTGATCGTTCTCGGCGGGAGCAACTCCTCAGCGACGGCCATTCTTCACGGCCCCGCGGGCGCGCTTCAGCCGGGAGAGGGGCTCGTCGACGGGGTCGTCGTCGGCGACGGTGACGACGCGTTCGGTCAGTTGCTGCGCATTCTGGTCGCGCATCGCACCGCATCTCGGGTCGAGCGGTTGGCGCGCGTCCGGGAGAACGTCGCAGGGTATTACGATCCATCACTATATAATCATAAGTATACAGAATCCGGCAGGCTCGCCGCGATCGTGCCTGAGGCCGGCGCGCCGTTTCCCGTGAAAGCGAACCGTGCGGACCTGTCCAGGCTTCGGCGGGCGCATGCGAAAAGCCCGATCTGGTATGACGAGGATTCCGCGGGGGCGTCGCATGTTGTCGTGACGGCGGGCTGCCCGTATGTCTGCTCGTTCTGCAAGGAATCGTGGGAGCAGAAGCCGTATCGCGAGCGTCCCGTCGACGATGTCGCCCGCGACGCGCTCGAACTGAAGGCTGCGCTCGGGCTTCATGAAATCGCCCTGTACACGTTCAATGCGAACACCTATACGGGGCTGATGCCCCTGCTTGACCGGCTGGATCCCCTGTTCGAACGTGTCGCCATCAAGAGCCAGAGGTTCGACGCGATCGCGAAGGCACCGGCGCTGCTCGAACGTCAGCTCGCCGCCGGAAAGCGCAGCTACACCTGCGCCTTGGAGGGCATCAGCGACCGCCTCCGGACGCTGCTTCAGAAAGGCCTGTCCGAAACCCGCCTCATGGCCGGTTTCGACGAGTTGTTCAGAAGGAATGTCCGGCAGATGAAGGTGTTCGTCATCGTGACCGGCTTCGAGGAGCAGGCGGATCTCGACGAGTTCGCGTCGTTCCTGTCGAAAATCCGGAAAAAACTCGACGGCATGAAGGGCCGGCCGGTTCTCACGTTCTCGTTCGCGACGCTGTTCAGACCGCCGCACACCCCGCTGCAATACGCGTTTCCCAGGCCCGCTCCAGATGAACTCGAACGTATCGAGCAAAGCCTCGCGGCGCTGGTTCGCAAGACCGGGTTCGAGACGAGAACGAGCGCGGGCGCTTCCGATGCGGTGGTGTCGGAGTATCTCGCCTACGGAGATCGGCGGTGCACGCCCATTCTCGTGTCCGCCTCGATCGTGCGCAACCAGCGATACCGGGGCGAGATCGACCGTGAGACGGCTGCGTTCTGGACGCAAGCCGTGAAGCGGGCCAATCTTGCAGATGTCCTGTTTCCGCGTGGCGAACCCGGGGAGGTTCTGCCGTGGGACGACATCGACGTCGGGGTCACGAAGGCGTTTCTTCTCAGCAACTGGAACATGCTTCGCGAGGGCCGCGAGTTGCCTTCGTGCATCCGCCCGCCCTGGGGAAGCAGCCAGTGCAGCGGTTGCGGCGCCTGCCGCTCGGAAGTCGAACGAGCGAGAACGCTCGAAGCCGGTCCCGGCGAGATGTCGAAATCCCCCGCCCATCCTGTCGCTTCCGCAAAATTCGTTCGGTTCCGTGTGGAGTCACAGGTCCCGCGGCGATGGGCAGCCGTGGGAAACGGCTTTCTCGGCGCGGCGATCTCGCGCCTTCTCCTTCTGAAGCTGCCGGGCTGGCTCGAGCCGTTCGTTCGCGTCGAATCCGTGATGGAAAGGCACAAGGCATTCGGAGTCTGCTTCGCCGACGTGCTTCTGAGGGGTTCTCCCGCCGTTCCGGCGAATATGGCCTGGCCGCTCGTCGATGATGCGCCCGACGGGGTGGAGTCGGCTCTCCGAATTTTGAGCGTGAAGCCGGCCGGCAAGCCCATCGCCGATGATTCGCGGCCGTTCTTCCTGCGATTTCATCTCGGCCCGCAGACCGATCGCGCATCGATTTCGAAGCGCATCGACGGGATGCTGGCGAAATACCGGTACAAGCATCAGAAGCTCTGGCGCGGCGAGTTCCTGCACTGGGAAATTCAGGCCGGCCAGGCAAAGAAGTGCGGAATCTCGAAAATACGCTGGCCGCGCGACGGCGCCGAGCTGCTCGTCGATATTCTCCACTGGCCCGAGCCTCACCTCATCAGCCAGCTCGGAGGAGCCGATCACGTCGTCGAGGTGCTCCTCATCAGCCCGTAG
- a CDS encoding FAD-linked oxidase C-terminal domain-containing protein: protein MSRKIGNLDGFLAGIDRSIFKRDPVTIAAHAYDATNEFHYPAGVVRPRNAADVAAILTSANEHGVSLFPRGAGTGFSGGSLPVDGGVVIDFLGMSRILDIDEESMTARVEPGVVTLHLQEAVEARGLYYPPDPASLKICTIGGNIAENAGGPHCLKYGVTRDYVLSLDGFTADGRPFGAGKGTLKDRAGYDLKHLFIGSEGTLAVFTGILLRLLPRPEDRILFSAYFEDLNDATAMVNTLLKRGIAPSSLEFMDRSALQAVESYAKLGINTRHEAVLIVEIDGRSDEMPHLRRITEECLSKTAAEINVATDKREQDQLWEVRRKASPAMRAFGNKKANEDIVVPRRNVPACIRELRELADREKLNIISFGHIGDGNIHTNIMYDSGNPDERVRVERGLTQLFAIVNKYDGAVSGEHGIGIAKKRYLPANLDPVSYDLMRSIKKMFDPNGILNPGKMFY from the coding sequence ATGTCTCGGAAGATCGGAAATCTCGACGGGTTCCTCGCCGGCATCGACAGGAGCATCTTCAAACGCGACCCGGTGACGATCGCGGCGCATGCGTATGATGCGACGAACGAGTTCCATTATCCGGCAGGCGTCGTCAGGCCCAGGAACGCTGCGGATGTCGCGGCCATCCTGACGTCGGCGAACGAGCACGGAGTGAGCCTGTTCCCGCGCGGCGCCGGTACCGGCTTCTCGGGCGGCTCCCTGCCCGTCGACGGCGGCGTCGTGATCGACTTTCTCGGCATGAGCCGCATTCTCGACATCGACGAAGAAAGCATGACGGCCCGGGTCGAACCGGGCGTCGTCACCCTCCACCTCCAGGAGGCCGTCGAGGCGCGCGGACTCTATTACCCGCCCGATCCGGCCTCGCTGAAAATCTGCACGATCGGCGGCAACATCGCCGAGAACGCCGGCGGCCCTCACTGCCTGAAATACGGCGTCACGCGCGATTACGTCCTGTCGCTCGACGGCTTCACCGCAGACGGCAGGCCCTTCGGCGCCGGAAAAGGCACGCTGAAGGACCGGGCCGGCTACGACCTGAAACACCTCTTCATCGGAAGCGAAGGCACGCTCGCCGTCTTCACGGGCATTCTCCTCCGGCTTCTGCCCAGGCCCGAAGATCGCATCCTGTTCTCCGCCTATTTCGAAGACCTGAACGATGCGACCGCGATGGTGAATACGCTCCTGAAACGCGGAATCGCCCCTTCCTCGCTGGAATTCATGGACAGATCGGCTCTTCAGGCGGTCGAGTCGTATGCGAAACTCGGCATCAATACCCGCCACGAAGCCGTTCTGATCGTCGAGATCGACGGCCGGTCCGATGAAATGCCGCATCTCCGACGGATCACGGAAGAGTGCCTGTCGAAAACCGCCGCGGAAATCAATGTCGCAACGGACAAGCGCGAACAGGACCAGCTCTGGGAAGTCCGCCGCAAAGCCAGTCCCGCGATGCGCGCATTCGGCAACAAGAAAGCGAACGAGGATATCGTCGTGCCTCGCCGCAATGTGCCGGCCTGCATCCGCGAACTTCGCGAACTCGCGGACCGCGAAAAACTCAATATCATCAGTTTCGGCCACATCGGAGACGGGAATATCCATACGAATATCATGTACGACAGCGGAAACCCTGATGAGCGCGTTCGCGTTGAGCGCGGCCTGACGCAGCTTTTCGCCATCGTCAACAAATACGACGGCGCCGTCTCCGGCGAGCACGGCATCGGCATCGCCAAGAAACGCTATCTTCCCGCGAATCTCGATCCCGTCAGCTACGATCTGATGCGCTCGATCAAAAAAATGTTCGATCCCAACGGCATCCTCAACCCCGGCAAAATGTTCTATTGA
- a CDS encoding (Fe-S)-binding protein, with product MIRLKSRETLRERLRRELANCVKCGACMAFCPVYRVERTETANMRGRLALLQSIEAGRKIPADAVDAALGTCAGCLTCRATCPNKVETGLATTIGRALHADASPKARVRRWFRRLVGRHPVGRRLLALLDMPEPSRRPDGKPAGTILGMLKRAVRTSREYSPEHPATDSAETNRIDVLLVPGCRLSARQEKITKAIKLCGRAGLGTAIAPDIGCCGLPALTDGDLEGYAESVRRLFEEIGRRSPKRILFLCPECWYAWRMIPELCDLSEAAKAIWNNGDDFLAALSKTGWQPGHQLENRVVFHEACLYARGGGDKMAPFRLLERVVSTKPVNAARDGACCGSGGGLVRTAPGIANRIASDRIEELRRLAPDTVVTHCGRCRDVFADGLRAHGIRTVTFLDLLEETDG from the coding sequence ATGATACGATTGAAGTCGCGGGAGACCCTTCGCGAAAGACTCCGGCGGGAACTCGCCAACTGCGTGAAATGCGGCGCGTGCATGGCTTTCTGCCCCGTGTACCGCGTCGAACGCACCGAAACGGCGAACATGCGCGGCCGCCTGGCGCTGCTCCAGTCGATCGAAGCAGGCCGGAAGATCCCCGCCGATGCGGTCGATGCGGCGCTCGGAACATGCGCCGGCTGCCTGACGTGTCGCGCGACCTGCCCGAACAAAGTCGAAACCGGCCTGGCGACCACGATCGGCCGGGCGCTGCATGCCGATGCTTCGCCGAAGGCCCGTGTGCGACGCTGGTTTCGCCGTCTCGTCGGCCGGCACCCGGTCGGAAGACGACTGCTCGCATTGTTGGATATGCCGGAGCCATCCCGCCGGCCTGACGGAAAACCCGCTGGAACGATCCTCGGGATGCTGAAACGCGCCGTTCGCACATCGCGTGAGTATTCGCCGGAACACCCCGCCACCGATTCTGCCGAAACGAATCGAATCGATGTTCTCCTCGTTCCCGGATGCCGGCTTTCGGCGCGCCAGGAAAAAATAACGAAAGCTATAAAACTATGCGGGCGGGCGGGACTGGGGACGGCCATTGCGCCCGATATCGGCTGCTGTGGGCTTCCGGCGCTGACGGACGGGGATCTCGAAGGATACGCCGAGTCCGTCAGACGGTTGTTCGAAGAGATCGGCCGACGATCGCCGAAACGAATCCTGTTTCTCTGCCCGGAGTGCTGGTATGCCTGGCGCATGATCCCGGAGTTGTGCGATCTGAGCGAAGCGGCGAAGGCAATCTGGAACAACGGTGACGATTTCCTCGCTGCTCTCTCGAAAACAGGCTGGCAGCCGGGGCATCAACTGGAAAACCGCGTCGTTTTCCACGAAGCCTGTCTGTATGCCCGCGGAGGAGGAGACAAAATGGCGCCGTTCCGTCTGCTGGAGCGCGTGGTGTCGACCAAACCGGTCAATGCCGCCAGAGATGGAGCCTGCTGTGGTTCCGGTGGAGGACTCGTTCGAACGGCGCCGGGCATTGCGAACCGGATCGCTTCAGACCGGATCGAAGAACTGCGTCGGCTTGCCCCGGACACCGTTGTCACGCATTGCGGCCGCTGTCGCGATGTTTTTGCCGATGGGCTCCGGGCTCACGGGATTCGAACCGTCACGTTTCTCGATCTGCTCGAGGAGACGGACGGATGA
- a CDS encoding ribonuclease HII, whose protein sequence is MKHVCDMYALEKEARGEGWRLIAGGDEAGRGPWAGPVFAAFAILPDPCPIDGLNDSKQLSRDERRRLFEAIKAEALGYGIGRAEPDEIDRYNILEATRLAFRRAFDAMKPVPDFVLLDYIKLPWLRLPHRAYAKGDALSASIAAASILAKEARDLVMEEFDRQYPGYGFAKHMGYGTAQHHEALQRLGPCPIHRRSFKPVKALLPSTEFRNATLF, encoded by the coding sequence ATGAAACACGTATGTGACATGTATGCTCTCGAAAAGGAGGCGCGGGGCGAAGGCTGGCGCCTCATCGCCGGCGGGGATGAGGCCGGCCGCGGGCCCTGGGCCGGCCCGGTTTTCGCCGCGTTCGCCATTCTCCCCGATCCGTGCCCGATCGACGGGTTGAACGATTCGAAGCAGCTTTCGCGTGACGAGCGGCGACGGCTTTTCGAAGCGATCAAGGCCGAAGCCCTCGGCTACGGAATCGGCCGTGCCGAGCCTGATGAAATCGATCGCTATAATATTCTCGAGGCGACACGACTCGCGTTCCGGCGGGCGTTCGATGCGATGAAGCCCGTGCCGGACTTCGTTCTGCTCGATTACATCAAACTCCCCTGGTTGAGGCTGCCGCACCGGGCCTACGCGAAGGGGGACGCCCTGAGCGCTTCGATCGCGGCGGCGTCGATACTCGCGAAAGAGGCTCGCGACCTGGTGATGGAGGAGTTCGACCGGCAGTATCCCGGATACGGCTTCGCGAAACACATGGGATACGGAACCGCGCAGCACCATGAGGCGCTCCAGCGTCTCGGACCGTGCCCGATCCACCGGCGCTCGTTCAAGCCGGTCAAGGCCCTGCTTCCATCGACGGAGTTCCGCAATGCGACTCTCTTTTGA
- a CDS encoding flagellar hook-length control protein FliK yields MRLSFDLPSLALSPGQSVRAEVVSSDEKGSNILLNGVPTRVKEKLEAGQSIQGRIERTSGGQAVLTLGAEADVTAEGAIEKFFTSLGVAPGQDDLAIAQALRRHGIPLTGDWFRRVSEMMLKLGTGSGDRAALDALVLLLRFRAPESGFPLLKAYVNGDMRFAALLSNLGAGEAELLKANWSAGRVLDHLLKLIGGPGLSTKPAAELPASLVDNLVLQELLSNAPQGVDEGRVYFQWPIFWEDQEFPDTLEGEAFVPPKGREEQGYSLRILVHPPTLGDMEIALHKVEKGLWVHFSTSNPESRAALGGMFPALQARLRELSWASVKLTVGHLVARTTFLGPSVAETAAERMESGTSPRRRALDIRA; encoded by the coding sequence ATGCGACTCTCTTTTGATCTTCCGTCGCTCGCGCTCTCCCCCGGGCAGTCTGTCAGGGCGGAAGTCGTCAGCAGCGACGAGAAGGGCAGCAACATCCTTCTCAACGGCGTTCCGACGAGAGTGAAGGAGAAGCTGGAAGCCGGGCAGAGTATACAAGGTCGTATAGAACGAACATCCGGCGGCCAGGCGGTCCTCACCCTTGGCGCCGAAGCCGATGTCACGGCTGAAGGCGCCATCGAAAAATTCTTCACGTCTCTTGGCGTCGCTCCCGGACAGGATGATCTCGCCATCGCCCAGGCGCTTCGTCGCCACGGCATTCCCCTGACGGGCGACTGGTTCCGCCGGGTGAGCGAGATGATGCTGAAACTCGGCACGGGAAGCGGTGATCGTGCAGCTCTCGACGCGCTCGTGCTGCTGCTGCGCTTCCGCGCTCCAGAGTCCGGCTTTCCGCTGCTGAAGGCATACGTCAACGGGGATATGCGGTTCGCCGCCCTCCTTTCGAACCTCGGTGCGGGAGAAGCGGAGCTGCTGAAAGCGAACTGGAGTGCCGGTCGTGTGCTCGATCACCTTCTCAAACTGATCGGTGGGCCGGGATTATCGACGAAGCCGGCTGCCGAGCTTCCCGCCTCGCTCGTCGATAATCTTGTACTCCAGGAACTGCTTTCGAATGCCCCGCAGGGAGTCGACGAGGGTCGCGTGTATTTTCAGTGGCCGATCTTCTGGGAAGACCAGGAGTTTCCCGATACCCTGGAGGGCGAAGCGTTCGTGCCTCCGAAAGGCCGCGAAGAGCAGGGCTACAGCCTCCGGATCCTCGTCCATCCTCCGACGCTGGGCGATATGGAAATCGCGCTACACAAGGTGGAAAAAGGTCTGTGGGTGCATTTTTCGACATCGAATCCCGAGTCCAGAGCGGCCCTGGGCGGGATGTTTCCCGCGCTCCAGGCGCGTCTGCGCGAACTTTCCTGGGCGTCGGTCAAACTGACCGTGGGCCATCTCGTTGCGCGAACGACCTTTCTCGGTCCTTCAGTCGCGGAAACGGCGGCTGAAAGGATGGAATCCGGGACTTCGCCGCGGCGCCGGGCACTCGACATTCGCGCATGA
- a CDS encoding EscU/YscU/HrcU family type III secretion system export apparatus switch protein, whose translation MTTKRRPFDEIAVAVKYQFGVAGEAPKVVASGRGLLAQRIVKLARENDVPLHESPALADSLAKVPVGVEIPAELWEAMAEVLAHVYALDGSRRND comes from the coding sequence ATGACGACGAAGCGACGGCCGTTCGACGAGATCGCGGTGGCCGTGAAATACCAGTTCGGCGTGGCAGGCGAGGCGCCGAAAGTCGTCGCATCGGGCCGCGGTCTGCTTGCGCAGCGCATCGTGAAGCTTGCGCGCGAAAACGACGTTCCGCTGCACGAGTCGCCCGCGCTGGCCGATTCCCTCGCCAAAGTCCCGGTCGGGGTCGAGATTCCGGCCGAACTCTGGGAAGCCATGGCTGAAGTGCTCGCCCACGTCTACGCTCTCGACGGAAGCAGGCGGAATGACTGA
- a CDS encoding YraN family protein, producing MTDRRHQLGAWGESEAARFLETLGYSIVERNVRTRYGELDIVARDGSVLVFVEVRTKSKTTHGHPFETIGPGKQKKLIGMARWYLHARNIGDTVDCRFDAIAIVCEEPGHWVVEHLKNVLYT from the coding sequence ATGACTGACAGGCGCCACCAGCTCGGCGCATGGGGGGAAAGCGAGGCGGCGCGTTTCCTCGAAACGCTCGGGTATTCGATCGTCGAACGGAACGTTCGGACTCGCTATGGCGAGCTCGATATCGTCGCCCGCGATGGCTCGGTTCTTGTCTTTGTCGAGGTGCGAACGAAATCGAAAACGACGCACGGCCACCCTTTCGAGACCATCGGACCCGGGAAACAGAAGAAACTCATCGGGATGGCCCGCTGGTATCTGCACGCGCGCAACATCGGAGATACGGTCGATTGCCGTTTCGATGCCATAGCGATTGTCTGCGAGGAACCCGGACATTGGGTGGTTGAGCATCTGAAAAATGTCTTGTATACATGA